The proteins below are encoded in one region of Meriones unguiculatus strain TT.TT164.6M chromosome 18, Bangor_MerUng_6.1, whole genome shotgun sequence:
- the LOC110563970 gene encoding olfactory receptor 4K13-like: MYGENQSVDSEFVLLGLSHSQNLQVLLFVIFLILYVLIVLGNIVIMILITIDHHLHSPMYFLLANLSFVDIWLSSVTTPKMITDFLTEHKTISFAGCMSQVFFAHCIAAGEMVLLLVMAYDRYVAICKPLHYFTIMNLKKCTGLVLTSWTIGFVHALSQLVAVLQLPLCGQLEIDSFFCDLPLVIKLACMDSHYLDTLMNADCGVVVVTCFILLLMSYKYILITVRRSAKAGASKALSTCTAHITVVMLLFLPCIFIYVWPLNITWFDKFLAVFYSVVTPLLNPAIYTLRNKEIKNALKRLKSYFTNQKVST, from the coding sequence ATGTATGGAGAGAATCAGTCAGTGGATTCAGAATTTGTGCTTTTGGGACTTTCCCACTCACAGAATCTTCAAGTCTTGCTCTTTGTGATATTTTTGATACTTTATGTGCTCATTGTGTTGGGAAATATAGTCATTATGATATTAATAACCATTGACCACCATCTCCACTCTCCCATGTACTTCTTATTGGCCAACCTGTCCTTTGTGGATATATGGCTTTCCTCAGTCACCACTCCAAAAATGATCACAGACTTTCTCACGGAACATAAAACCATTTCCTTTGCAGGCTGCATGTCCCAGGTCTTCTTTGCCCATTGCATCGCTGCAGGAGAGATGGTGCTGTTGCTGGTCATGGCTTATGACCGTTATGTGGCCATCTGCAAGCCACTCCACTACTTCACCATCATGAATCTGAAAAAGTGTACTGGGTTGGTGTTGACTTCCTGGACCATTGGTTTTGTTCATGCCTTAAGTCAGCTTGTGGCCGTTCTGCAGCTACCTCTCTGTGGCCAATTAGAAATAGACAGTTTCTTCTGTGACCTGCCTCTGGTAATTAAGCTAGCCTGCATGGATTCACATTACCTAGATACATTAATGAATGCTGACTGTGGGGTTGTGGTTGTAACCTGCTTCATTCTGTTGCTCATGTCCTATAAATATATCCTAATCACTGTTCGTCGGAGTGCTAAGGCTGGTGCCTCTAAGGCCCTGTCCACGTGCACTGCCCACATCACAGTGGTGATGCTCCTTTTCTTGCCCTGCATCTTCATCTATGTGTGGCCCCTCAATATCACCTGGTTTGATAAATTCCTTGCtgtgttttattctgttgttACACCTCTCCTAAATCCAGCAATTTATAcactgagaaataaagaaataaaaaatgctcTAAAGAGATTAAAAAGCTATTTTACAAATCAAAAGGTCAGTACTTAG